The sequence GAAGTGTATTACTTTCTGCAATGAGAATTCCATAAACAGTACGAAGGGAACAGAGATAAACACGGTCTCATCCTGTGGAAACTGTCTTCAGCATAGCACATTATCACTGCTGATACCGAACAAGGATTTAAAAGCTCATGGGATACAAGGTAAGGCTTTTCTTTGCTGTTAAAGTTTACAGCGGTACCTTTGACCTTACTATTTTGTGTAAAAAGACTGTATAGTACTGAAAGTAAAGTTTGAATTTAAAGCAGGTGCATCTGTTTCTGTTATGAATGACTATGCAGCGCTTGCACGTTATGCtgatttaatcatgtttttactgtagtttaTGAATGATTAAATGTATTCATATTACAAATTGCATTTAAGTTGTATATTAAAATGATAAGTATTGCACAGGGATGGTTACACGGCACagttatttaaatgaaaaagtaCTTTAACGTTATTTCCTTGGGAACTGCTATATCAACAAATTCCTACTGACTAGTACTGCATATTGAAAATAATGCTTCTGATTCACATTTTCAGATCCTGTACCTTTAATTTATGATTAGATTTGTGAAATAGAAAAGAGAAGTTTTGTGCATATAAAATAGATCATATACTGTAGATTGTAGTTAGTAATTGGATTGTTTTTGGAGCCTGTTTCATTGAATTAAGACAATCAAATTATAGTTGAACAGTCTATCAAAATATGTGTCCTTGCAGATGATCATGGGAGCACCTGGTACCTTTGTGATTACGCATGTTTAAAACAGAGGGTGTGGTTAATAAGGTGAGGCCTGTTCACATTTTCCTTTGTGTGGCCTAACCTGTTCCTAACGCCCTCTTGTTACACTATCCCTGAACAATTCCTTGAATACCTCACAGTTTCATCTATCTGTTCATTTGCCAGTTGAATTAATGCAGACAATTTTATTAAGCATTAAGTTTGTATTGTTTGCTCAGTCTTGTTCTATTTTGAGGggtgtgctttttttatttactgATTGCCTATATGTTTATAATTCATATGTTCTAGTCTGTCATTGCATTATGACCAGCCATTAGCAATTACATGTGTGCCAATAATAATTAGCACTGAAACTTGGGTGTCTTGTTGCTGCTAAATCATTTCTTTTGCATTAACAGGTTTGAGTTTTGAAGGCTTTTCTTCACTATAAATATATACTCGTGAAATGGTATGTTATCACTTTTTTTATCCTATCCTTATTTAAacgatattttgtttttgcactttGTGTGATTATCAAATATATGTTTGAATTCTTGTCTAACTGTTAttaggaataaaaaaaatgaattattaatgaAAATACTTGTAGTGCATTTGGCATAGGTACATGTTTCTCATCAAAAACTCATGTTATTCTggttttatgacatttttatgGGGGGGGAAATTTACCATGATAGTATATTGTAATTTGCAGGCTCTTCATCAGAGAAGCCTTTCTGACAGCCTGCTGGTTGAAGATGATAATGTCTCTGGAAAGAGATCGGAGTACACAGACCTGCACTTTCTTGAAGGTACAGATTTACGACtgtttgattatgatttttgtatatttattaagCATCATTTTTAACAGAACACTTGTACTGTGAATAAAATGGCTTTTGCCATGAACCTtgatattatgaaaatataagGATAAGTTTGATAATAGACTGCATTTCACATTACATTTGCATTTCAGATGATGAAATTGTGGGTGCCAGTGGTCAGTTTGATGTGAAGAGgaataaacaaaagaaaaatgaagtTGTGGACATTTTAAAGATGATTGATAATGACAAGAAGATGATGAAGCATGGTTTGAAATCCAGCAAGAGCTTGGAAAGTCTGGATGTCAAAGGTCCAAATGAGGTCTGtgcacattttattaattttttttgtaaccctGAATCATAAACCCACAAACACCTTGATTTGTTCTGATTACAATGTTTCAACAGGTGTGGAAAGATTCATATGACAAGCTCTTCGATGCTAAAGTCAGGAAATTCATGAAAGGAAATAAAGCAGTTAAGGAAACCAGTTCGGGGCCCGTGACAGCACAAACACTTGACCGCAAAAGCAAGATAAATGTTGCAGCTTTACTTGAAAATGCAGATCGAAGAGAATGCACTCCATATGAATCAGAACCTGATGAGAAAGCGGGGCCATTTAAGATCCATTATGATACCAATGATTCTACTGGTGAATACAACTCAGATATGTTACTACAAGGTTCTGACCTAAAGAGAGCAGCAAAGATCAAAGCCAACATTGCAAGTGATGTTTCATCGCATCAGCCCAAAATGAACTTGACTGATGTTGGAAGTGAAATCAACCTACAGGGTCAAACATATACAAATCCAGACATAAATGTTGGTATTAGTACACCAGATTCAAATCTTACACCACCAAATACCCAAGGAACTCCTGTAATGCACTTCACAAAAGGTCATTTTAAAGGCCCAAATGCAGTACTTAATTCCTCTGATATGGATATGGATGTACCATCAATTCATGTCAAGAAGCCAAAATTTAAACTGCCAAAGTTTAACTTCTCTGGAAAAAAGAAAACGGACATCAATTATGATGGAAATATGAAGGGGTCAAAATTATCGTTATCATCCCCTGAAGGAGCAGCAGGCATTAATGGTTCTGATATACAAATTGAAGGACCAAAGGCTGATTTCAGTGGTCTGAAAACAAACCTTCCAGACATAGACATGCCATCTGGAAAACTGAAAACACCCACTTTCAGCATGCCAGATTTTGATCTGTCAGGACCCAAAATGAAGACACCTGACTATGATCTGAAGACCCCTGAAATGGATCTGTCAGCTCCAAAGTTTAAGGCAGACTTTGATTCACCAGACATCAACATCAGAGGTCATAAGCCAGATGTCACAGCCCCAGACATGGATTTTGATATTCCTAAAGGCACATTTAAAGGACCAAATTTCAAAAAACCCAATCTTGACATGAATGCACCTGACTTTGACATAAATGCCCCTTCAGGTAAACTGAAGTTGCCAAAATTTGGCATCTCCGGAAGCAAGCCAGAAGGACCTGATCTTAAAATCAAATCTCCAGACCTAAATCTCAAAAGCCCCAAAATTAAGGGAGGAATTGATACCCCAGACGTGGATCTGAATCTGCCTCAATCTGATTTGAAAGGCCCAAACCTAGATATCAAATCACCTGATATTGATGTTAATGGCCCTTCAGGAAAATTTAATATGCCAAAGTTAAAGATGCCAAGTTTTGGCCTGTCAGGTTTGAAAGGGCCCCATATGAATGTGGATGCTGACATTGAAAAGCCTGATCTTAATCTGCAAGCATCAACTCCCAAACTAAATGCAGGGATAAATGGTCCTGACATTGACATTCATGGACCTAATGCTGATCTCAAAGGTCTGAAAACAGACCTTACACTTCCTGACATGGACATGCCATctggaaaaatgaaaatgcCCACTTTCAAGATGCCTGATTTTGGTCTCTCAGGACCCAAAATCAAGACGCCTGACTATGATCTGAAGACCCCTGAAATGGATCTGTCAGCTCCAAAGTTTAAGGCAGACTTTGATTCCCCTGAATTCAACATTAAAGGCCATAAGCCAGATATCACAGCACCTGATATGAATGTTGATTTCCCTAAAGGTAAAATTAAAGGACCAAATTTCAAGAAACCCAATCTTGACATGAATGCACCTGACCTCAACATAAATGCCCCTTCAGGTAAAATGAAGTTTCCAAAATTTGGCTTCTCAAGTAGCAAGCCAAAGGGACCAGATCTTAAAATCAAATCTCCAGACCTGAATCTCACAAGTCCCAAAATTAAGGGAGGAATCGATACTCCAGACATGGATCTGACTCTGCCTCAAACTGATTTAAATGGTCCAAACCTTGATATCCAATCACCTGATATTGATATTGATGTTAATGGCCCATCAGGTAAATTTAATAAGCCAAAGTTAAAAATGCCCAGTTTTGGCCTGTCAGGTTTGAAAGGGCCCCATATGAATGTGGATGCTGACATTGATGAGCCTGACCTTAGTCTGAAAGCATCAACTCCCACACTAAATGCAGGGATAAATGGTCCTGACATTGACATTCATGGACCTAATGCTGATCTCAAAAGTCCGAAAACAGACCTGACACTTCCTGACATGGACATGCCATctggaaaaatgaaaatgcCCACTTTCAAGATGCCTGATTTTGGTCTTTCAGGACCCAAAATAAAGACTCCTGACTATGATCTGAAGACCCCTGAAATGGATCTATCAGCTCCAAAGATTAAGGCAGACTTTGATTCCCCTGACTTCAACATTAAAGGCCATAAGCCAGATATCACAGCACCTGACATGAATGTTGATTTCCCTAAAGGTAAAATTAAAGGACCAAATTTCAAGAAACCCAATCTTGACATGACTGCACCTGACCTCAACATAAATGCCCCTTCAGGTAAACTGAAGCTGCCAAAATTTGGCATCTCCGGAAGCAAGCCAGAAGGACCTGATCTTAAAATCAAATCTCCAGACCTAAATCTCAAAAGCCCCAAAATTAAGGGAGGAATTGATACCCCAGACATGGATCTGAATCTGCCTCAATCTGATTTGAAAGGCCCAAACCTAGATATCAAATCACCTGATATTGATGTTAATGGCCCTTCAGGAAAATTTAATATGCCAAAGTTAAAGATGCCAAGTTTTGGCCTGTCAGGTTTGAAAGGGCCCCATATGAATGTGGATGCTGACATTGAAAAGCCTGATCTTAATCTGCAAGCATCAACTCCCAAACTAAATGCAGGGATAAATGGTCCTGACATTGACATTCATGGACCTAATGCTGATCTCAAAGGTCTGAAAACAGACCTTACACTTCCTGACATGGACATGCCATctggaaaaatgaaaatgcCCACTTTCAAGATGCCTGATTTTGGTCTGTCAGGACCCAAAATCAAGACGCCTGACTATGATCTGAAGACCCCTGAAATGGATCTGTCAGCTCCAAAGATTAAGGCAGACTTTGATTCCCCTGACTTCAACATTAAAGGCCATAAGCCAGATATCACAGCACCTGACATGAATGTTGATTTCCCTAAAGGTAAAATTAAAGGACCAAATTTCAAGAAACCCAATCTTGACATGAATGCACCTGACCCCAACATAAATGCCCCTTCAGGTAAACTGAAGTTTCCAAAATTTGGCTTCTCTAGTAGCAAGCCAAAGGGACCAGATCTTAAAATCAAATCTCCAGACCTGAATCTCACAAGTCCCAAAATTAAGGGAGGAATCGATACTCCAGACATGGATCTGACTCTGCCTCAAACTGATTTTAAAGGCCCAAACCTAGATGTCAAATCACCTGATATTGATGTTAATGGCCCTTCAGGAAAATTTAATATGCCAAAGTTAAAGATGCCCAGTTTTGGCATGTCAGGTTTAAAAGGGCCACACATGAATGTGGATGCTGACATTGATCAGCCTGACCTTAATCTGCAAGCATCAACTCCCAAACTAAAAGCAGGAATAAATGGTCCTGATATTGATGTACATGGACCTAATGTAGATCTGAGAGGTCCAAAAACAGATCTTACACTTCCAGACATTGAAAAGCCTTctggaaaaatgaaaatgcCCACTTTAAAGATGCCTAAGTTTGGTTTATCAGGACCAAAAATAAAGACGCCAGACTATGATTTGAAGACCCCTGAAATGGATTTGTCAACTCCAAAGTTTAAGGCAGACTTTGATTCCCCAGATATCAATATTGGTGGTCATAAGCCAGATATCACAGCACCTGATATGAATGTTGATTTCCCTAAAGGTAAAATTAAAGGACCAAATTTCAAGAAACCCAATCTTGACATGAATGCACCTGATCTCAAAATAAATTCCCCTTCAGGTAAACTGAAGTTTCCAAAATTTGGCTTCTCAAGTAGCAAGCCGAAAGGACCAGATCTTAAAATCAAATCTCCAGACCTGAATCTCAAAAGCCCCAAAATTAAGGGAGGAATCGATACTCCAGACATGGATCTGACTCTGCCTCAAACTGATTTAAATGGTCCAAACCTTGATATCCAATCACCTGATATTGATGTCAGTGGCCCTTCAGGTAAATTGCACATGCCAAAGATGCCCAGTTTTGGCCCGTCAGGTTTGAAAGGGCCACACATGAATGTGGATGCTGACATTGATCAGCCTGACCTTAATCTGAGTGCATCAACTCCCAAACTAAAATCAGGAATAAATGGTCCTGATATTGATGTACATGGACCTAATGTAGATCTCAGAGGTCCAAAAACAGATCTTACACTTCCAGACATTGAAAAGCCTTctggaaaaattaaaatgccCACTTTAAAGATGCCCAAGTTTGGTGTATCAGGACCAAAAATAAAGACCCCAGACTATGATTTGAAGACCCCTGAAATGGATTTGTCAACTCCAAAGTTTAAGGCAGACTTTGATTCCCCAGATATCAATATTGGTGGTCATAAGCCAGATATCACAGCACCTGATATGAATGTTGATTTCCCTAAAGGTAAAATTAAAGGACCAAATTTCAAGAAACCCAATCTTGACATGAATGCACCTGATCTCAAAATAAATTCACCTTCAGGTAAACTGAAGTTTCCAAAATTTGGCTTCTCAAGTAGCAAGCCGAAAGGACCAGATCTTAAAATTAAATCTCCAGACCTGAATCCCAAAAGCCCCAAAATTAAGCGAGGAATCGATACCCCAGACATGGATATGACTTTGCCTCAAACTGATTTAAATGGTCCAAACCTTGATATCCAATCACCTGATATTGATGTCAGTGGCCCTTCAGGTAAATTGCACATGCCAAAGATGCCCAGTTTTGGCCTGTCAGGTTTGAAAGGGCCACACATGAATGTGGATGCTGACATAGATCAGCCTGACCTTAATCTGAGTGCATCAACTCCCAAACTAAAAGCAGGAATAAATAGTCCTGATATTGATGTACATGGACCTAATGTAGATCTCAGAGGTCCAAAAACAGATCTTACACTTCCAGACATTGACAAGCCTTctggaaaaatgaaaatgcCCACTTTAAAGATGCCTAAGTTTGGTGTATCAGGACCAAAAATAAAGACACCTGACTATGATTTGAAGACACCTGAAATGGATTTCTCTACTCCAAAGTTTAAGGCAGACTTTGATTCCCCTGATATCAACATTGGTGGTCATAAGCCAGATATCACAGCACCTGATATGAATGTTGATTTCCCTAAAGGTAAAATTAAAGGACCAAATTTCAAGAAACCCAATCTTGACATGAATGCACCTGATCTCAAAATAAATTCCCCTTCAGGTAAACTGAAGTTTCCAAAATTTGGCTTCTCAGGAAGCAAGCCAAAAGGACCAGATTTTAAAATCAAATCTCCAGACCTGAATGTCAAAAGCCCTACAATTAAGGGAGGATTCGATACCCCAGACATGGATCTGAATCTGCCTCAAACTAATTTAAATGGTCCGAACCTAGATGTCAAATCACCTGATATTGATGTTAATGGTCCTTCAGGTAAATTTAATATGCCAAAGCTAAAGATGCCTAGTTTTGGCCTTTCAGGTTTGAAAGGGCCACATATGAATGTGGATGCTGACATTGATCAGCCTGACCTCAGTCTGAGTGCATCAACACCCAAACTTAATGCAGGGATAGATGGTCCTGACATTGACATTCATGGACCTAATGCTGATCTCAAAGGTCCAAAAACAGACCTTACATTTCCTGACATGAACATGCCATCTGGAAAAATGAAGATGCCCACTTTAAAGATGCCCAAGTTTGGTGTCTCAGGACCAAACATAAAGACACCTGACTATGATCTGAAGACCCATGAAATGGATCTGTCAGCTCCAAAGTTTAAGGCAGACTTTGATTCCCCTGACTTCAACATTAAAGGCCATAAACCAGATATCACAGGCCCAGATATAAATGGCAAATTTAAAGGACCAAACTTACAGACACCCAATCTTGACATGAATGCACCTGACCTCAACATCAATGCCCCTTCAGGTAAACTGAAGCTTCCAAAAATTGGCTTCTCAGGTAGCAAACCAAAAGGGCCCAATTTTAATATCCAATCTCCAGACCTGAATCTTAAAAGCCCCAAAATTAAGGGAGGAATGGATACCCCAGACATGGATCTGACTCTGCCTCAAGCTGATTTAAAAGGCCCTAACCTAGGTCTCAAATCACCTGATATTGATGTTAATGGTCCTTCAAGTAAATTTAATATGCCAAAGCTAAAGATGCCCAGTGTTGGCCTGTCAGGTTTGAAAGGGCCACATATGAATATGGATGCTGACTTTGATCAGCCTGACCTTAATCTGAGTGCTTCTACTCCCAAACTAAACGCAGGGTTAAATGGTCCTGATATTGATGTACATACACCTAAAGCTGATTTCAAGGGTCCAAACACCGACCTTTCATTTCCAGACATGAACATGCCATctggaaaaatgaaaatgcCCACTTTCAAGATGCCTGATGTTGGTTTCTCAGGACCCAAAATCAAAACACCAGACTATGATCTGAAGACCTCTAAAATGGATCTTTCAGCTCCAAAGTTTAAGGCAGACTTTGATTCACCAGACATCAACATCAGAGGTCAAAAGCCTGATATTACAGCCCCAGACATGAATGTTGATTTCCCTAAAGGTAAAATGAATGGACCAAATTTCAAGAAACCCAATCTTGATTTGAACACTCCAGACTTTGACATTGATGCACCTTCAGGTAAACTGAAGCTGCCAAAGGTGGGCCTCTCAGGCAACAAGCTAGAAGGACCTGATCTTAAAATCAAATCTCCAAAGTTGAATCTCAAAAGCCCCCAAATGAAGGGAAGATTTGATACCCCAGACATGCCTCAGCCTGATTTGAAAGGCCCAAACCTTGATATGAAATCACCTGATATTGATGTCAATGGCCCTTCAGGAAAATTTAATATGCCAAAGTTAAAGATGCCAAGTTTTGGCCTGTCAGGTTTGAAAGGGCCACATATGAATGTGGATGCTGACACTGATCAGCCTGACCTTAATCTGAAGAAATCAACTCCCATACTAAAGGGTGGGATTAATCATCCTGATATCGACATTTATGGACCTAATGCTGATCTTAAAGGTCCAAGAACAGATCTTACACTTCCAGACATGCACATGCCATCTGGGAAAATGAAGATGCCTGATATTGGTTTCTCAGGACCCAAAATAAAGACACCCGACTATGATCTAAAGAGCCCTAAAATGGATCTCTCAGCTCCAAAGATTAAGGCTGATTTTGATTCCCCAGACTTCAATATCAGTGGTCATAAGCCAGATATCACAGCTCCAGATATGAGTTTTAATTTCCCTAAAGGTAAATTTAAAGGATCAAATGTCAAGAAACCCAATCTTGATGTGAATGCACCAGACTTTGACATTGATGCTCCTTCTGGGAAACTGAAACTCTCAGGAAACATGCCAGAAGGTCCAGATCTTAAATTCAGCTCTccaaagatgaatctcaaaaccCCCCGAATTAAAGGAGGAATTGATAGCCCTGACTTTCAAGGCCTGGGGTCTGATGTTGATTTTGATGCCTATACACAAATACATACTAACAATTTTGTCGTCCCAAGAGGTAAAATAAAGGCAGCCAAAACAAATGATGCTATTGGAATACCGACTCATGAGAAATATGGTGCCTCAGAACTTAACATGCAGGACCCCTACTTTGACTTGAACAGAGACATGACATTTTCAGGAAAAGCCCAGTGGTCTACAATGCAAAAACATCTCTCCGGCTCACCTGATATTACAAAGGCTTTACCCACCTCAAAGACCAGAGTCTCTGGTGTACATCCAACATCATCAGATGTTTACTACAGTGATATGTCTGGGGCACTCAGGTCAAGAGATCATAGAACAAAAGCAAGTAACTTTGATATGGATGACAACTGGAACAATATATCAGTGCCTAAACTTCAAGTTTCAAGAAGTAGAGAGAATTTGGCTGTGAGAAATTCAAATATGGGAATGAGTACCATGCAAAGATCACCCGCTATGGGAGGTAATGCAGGTTATTATAAGAAAACACATATGGTTCCTTACACTACTGATGACATATGCTACACTTACAAAGGGATGTCTAGAAGAGATGGATGGGGAAATGGGCAAGCTGACCCTAGTCGCAGACAGTCAATGAGACATCTGCAAATACATGCAATGGATTTGGAGGTTCCAGAAAGCACACTGAAAGGGTCAAAATTTAACGTTCTTAAACTAATATAGTAGGATAAATAAAAGGAAGGGACATGAGAGACAAGAATGAGCTTGTCCTTGGTAATCATGTTTACAGAGTTGTTAGTGGGCTGGTTAGTGGGCCTGTTTGTATAAAACACTTCAAGTAGATACTGTAAGTGGGGTTGAGCAAACCTTTTAGAGATGTTATTTTGGAAAACATAAACTTGCCCTTATCATAGATCATTAGACTCCATAAAAAAACATTCCAAGtatagtttctttttttttttttttttttttttttaatgtataatgATAATATTATGTGGAGCTTGCCTGATtgaatattgtatatatattttgtaaattatgTAAAACGCTACAGTAATGTATGAATACAATGTGGATGAGTTATACATGTACAAAAAGGTTTTGTCTGGAAAATAGTCTGGTGAATGTCCTGTTTCTTGCCATCTTTTTTTAGATACTCATCTATTATCTCATGGTTTTAGCATTGTTATGCTCAGTGATACATTAAGGACGGGGGGATTTGTTTTGAAGGATATACataatttgtgaaatattaattctaACATTGTTGCTACATCTTTTGTTGATATACAAAAGAAGTTTTTATTATAGAATACTTCAGATGTTATGTGAttgaaattaacaaaatatatacaatttgCTGAAGCGCTTATTTTGAAAAAGGatacttaaatgttttattaaaaaaaattgttatatCAAACCTGGATagctgttttatttatattctacATTATTAACATTCTAGCCTGTATTCAagaactgacaaaaaaaaaagtttcattttaGAGCTAGCAAGTTAGAGCTTATTTGTGGACTTATTTGCATACTAAATTGTGATTGGTCTTCTTTTGCTTGTGTGGTCTGCAGAAGCTGCAGATGACTTTTTTGTCTTATTGACGACTTTAGTAAGAGTTGTGTGCTTTACTCCTAGAATGAGATTGCGCTTGTGTGCATAGTTTCGAATCCAGCCTGGGTCATAtcattcttttctctttttcactGTATATCTCTTACTATAGATGGATATTATTTGGATAATTTAGTAACTTCTAAAAAGTTATGTTAAAAGTGATGAAAATTCATTGATCAAAAGGGTGAAAACTCTGAATCTATCATGTAATATTATGTAATAGGTCTATATGACTTTTAGAActtcaaaatgaaaatctgtGGCCATTTTTACgtgaaattaaatttattttaagttattagACATACCATAAACATTTAGTTCCTAGTATTAGTCAACATCAccatgatagatagatagatagatagatagatagatagatagatagatagatagatagatagatagatagatagatagatagatagacagatatacagacaaatagataaataaaaagacagtgttttaatgacatttattattttacatcagtaataataaactatttgatgtgcctttaaaggtgctacaaTTTCAGTAAGAGATTTTAATAAGGTTATTAAAAGTATTCCTGGCAATTTAAAAACTTTGATTAAAGTACATTTAAGTTATGGCTGTTTAAACAAT comes from Chanodichthys erythropterus isolate Z2021 chromosome 6, ASM2448905v1, whole genome shotgun sequence and encodes:
- the LOC137021643 gene encoding neuroblast differentiation-associated protein AHNAK-like isoform X1 — encoded protein: MFLIKNSCYSGFMTFLWGGKFTMIVYCNLQALHQRSLSDSLLVEDDNVSGKRSEYTDLHFLEDDEIVGASGQFDVKRNKQKKNEVVDILKMIDNDKKMMKHGLKSSKSLESLDVKGPNEVWKDSYDKLFDAKVRKFMKGNKAVKETSSGPVTAQTLDRKSKINVAALLENADRRECTPYESEPDEKAGPFKIHYDTNDSTGEYNSDMLLQGSDLKRAAKIKANIASDVSSHQPKMNLTDVGSEINLQGQTYTNPDINVGISTPDSNLTPPNTQGTPVMHFTKGHFKGPNAVLNSSDMDMDVPSIHVKKPKFKLPKFNFSGKKKTDINYDGNMKGSKLSLSSPEGAAGINGSDIQIEGPKADFSGLKTNLPDIDMPSGKLKTPTFSMPDFDLSGPKMKTPDYDLKTPEMDLSAPKFKADFDSPDINIRGHKPDVTAPDMDFDIPKGTFKGPNFKKPNLDMNAPDFDINAPSGKLKLPKFGISGSKPEGPDLKIKSPDLNLKSPKIKGGIDTPDVDLNLPQSDLKGPNLDIKSPDIDVNGPSGKFNMPKLKMPSFGLSGLKGPHMNVDADIEKPDLNLQASTPKLNAGINGPDIDIHGPNADLKGLKTDLTLPDMDMPSGKMKMPTFKMPDFGLSGPKIKTPDYDLKTPEMDLSAPKFKADFDSPEFNIKGHKPDITAPDMNVDFPKGKIKGPNFKKPNLDMNAPDLNINAPSGKMKFPKFGFSSSKPKGPDLKIKSPDLNLTSPKIKGGIDTPDMDLTLPQTDLNGPNLDIQSPDIDIDVNGPSGKFNKPKLKMPSFGLSGLKGPHMNVDADIDEPDLSLKASTPTLNAGINGPDIDIHGPNADLKSPKTDLTLPDMDMPSGKMKMPTFKMPDFGLSGPKIKTPDYDLKTPEMDLSAPKIKADFDSPDFNIKGHKPDITAPDMNVDFPKGKIKGPNFKKPNLDMTAPDLNINAPSGKLKLPKFGISGSKPEGPDLKIKSPDLNLKSPKIKGGIDTPDMDLNLPQSDLKGPNLDIKSPDIDVNGPSGKFNMPKLKMPSFGLSGLKGPHMNVDADIEKPDLNLQASTPKLNAGINGPDIDIHGPNADLKGLKTDLTLPDMDMPSGKMKMPTFKMPDFGLSGPKIKTPDYDLKTPEMDLSAPKIKADFDSPDFNIKGHKPDITAPDMNVDFPKGKIKGPNFKKPNLDMNAPDPNINAPSGKLKFPKFGFSSSKPKGPDLKIKSPDLNLTSPKIKGGIDTPDMDLTLPQTDFKGPNLDVKSPDIDVNGPSGKFNMPKLKMPSFGMSGLKGPHMNVDADIDQPDLNLQASTPKLKAGINGPDIDVHGPNVDLRGPKTDLTLPDIEKPSGKMKMPTLKMPKFGLSGPKIKTPDYDLKTPEMDLSTPKFKADFDSPDINIGGHKPDITAPDMNVDFPKGKIKGPNFKKPNLDMNAPDLKINSPSGKLKFPKFGFSSSKPKGPDLKIKSPDLNLKSPKIKGGIDTPDMDLTLPQTDLNGPNLDIQSPDIDVSGPSGKLHMPKMPSFGPSGLKGPHMNVDADIDQPDLNLSASTPKLKSGINGPDIDVHGPNVDLRGPKTDLTLPDIEKPSGKIKMPTLKMPKFGVSGPKIKTPDYDLKTPEMDLSTPKFKADFDSPDINIGGHKPDITAPDMNVDFPKGKIKGPNFKKPNLDMNAPDLKINSPSGKLKFPKFGFSSSKPKGPDLKIKSPDLNPKSPKIKRGIDTPDMDMTLPQTDLNGPNLDIQSPDIDVSGPSGKLHMPKMPSFGLSGLKGPHMNVDADIDQPDLNLSASTPKLKAGINSPDIDVHGPNVDLRGPKTDLTLPDIDKPSGKMKMPTLKMPKFGVSGPKIKTPDYDLKTPEMDFSTPKFKADFDSPDINIGGHKPDITAPDMNVDFPKGKIKGPNFKKPNLDMNAPDLKINSPSGKLKFPKFGFSGSKPKGPDFKIKSPDLNVKSPTIKGGFDTPDMDLNLPQTNLNGPNLDVKSPDIDVNGPSGKFNMPKLKMPSFGLSGLKGPHMNVDADIDQPDLSLSASTPKLNAGIDGPDIDIHGPNADLKGPKTDLTFPDMNMPSGKMKMPTLKMPKFGVSGPNIKTPDYDLKTHEMDLSAPKFKADFDSPDFNIKGHKPDITGPDINGKFKGPNLQTPNLDMNAPDLNINAPSGKLKLPKIGFSGSKPKGPNFNIQSPDLNLKSPKIKGGMDTPDMDLTLPQADLKGPNLGLKSPDIDVNGPSSKFNMPKLKMPSVGLSGLKGPHMNMDADFDQPDLNLSASTPKLNAGLNGPDIDVHTPKADFKGPNTDLSFPDMNMPSGKMKMPTFKMPDVGFSGPKIKTPDYDLKTSKMDLSAPKFKADFDSPDINIRGQKPDITAPDMNVDFPKGKMNGPNFKKPNLDLNTPDFDIDAPSGKLKLPKVGLSGNKLEGPDLKIKSPKLNLKSPQMKGRFDTPDMPQPDLKGPNLDMKSPDIDVNGPSGKFNMPKLKMPSFGLSGLKGPHMNVDADTDQPDLNLKKSTPILKGGINHPDIDIYGPNADLKGPRTDLTLPDMHMPSGKMKMPDIGFSGPKIKTPDYDLKSPKMDLSAPKIKADFDSPDFNISGHKPDITAPDMSFNFPKGKFKGSNVKKPNLDVNAPDFDIDAPSGKLKLSGNMPEGPDLKFSSPKMNLKTPRIKGGIDSPDFQGLGSDVDFDAYTQIHTNNFVVPRGKIKAAKTNDAIGIPTHEKYGASELNMQDPYFDLNRDMTFSGKAQWSTMQKHLSGSPDITKALPTSKTRVSGVHPTSSDVYYSDMSGALRSRDHRTKASNFDMDDNWNNISVPKLQVSRSRENLAVRNSNMGMSTMQRSPAMGGNAGYYKKTHMVPYTTDDICYTYKGMSRRDGWGNGQADPSRRQSMRHLQIHAMDLEVPESTLKGSKFNVLKLI